One window of Macrococcus sp. 19Msa1099 genomic DNA carries:
- a CDS encoding 2-dehydropantoate 2-reductase: MYKIAIAGAGAMGGRIGTYLKQNGEDVVLIDRWQDHIDEINKNGMEIQTETETYTLQIPAMQPEEVKEKFDLIILLTKAMYADDMLKALKDIGAITESTAILSMMNGLGHADYLSKYVPKSQIFLAVTMWTAGLRGPGQLLLEGKGGIECQRSDGQPDERTERIVQVLDNAGLNAKISDDVFFSIWSKVAVNSVLNPLCTILDKTIGEFGEYEDAREMITPILKELVAVANARGTNVVFETLLAKIEATYPNEAQGLHHPSMHQDYTNKRLTEIDYLNGQIAKYGDELGIETPTNDLITHLIHQLEMKYA; the protein is encoded by the coding sequence ATGTATAAAATCGCAATCGCCGGAGCAGGTGCAATGGGTGGTAGAATTGGAACTTATTTAAAGCAAAACGGTGAAGACGTGGTGTTGATTGATCGTTGGCAAGATCACATCGATGAAATCAACAAAAATGGTATGGAAATTCAAACAGAAACAGAAACATATACGCTTCAAATACCAGCGATGCAACCGGAAGAAGTTAAAGAAAAATTTGATTTAATTATATTATTAACGAAAGCAATGTATGCAGATGATATGTTAAAAGCATTAAAAGACATTGGTGCAATTACTGAAAGCACGGCAATTCTTTCAATGATGAATGGATTAGGACATGCAGATTACTTGTCGAAGTATGTTCCAAAGTCTCAAATTTTCTTAGCGGTAACAATGTGGACAGCAGGTCTTAGAGGACCTGGTCAATTGTTACTTGAAGGGAAAGGTGGTATAGAATGTCAACGTTCAGATGGACAACCTGATGAACGTACTGAAAGGATTGTGCAAGTATTAGATAACGCAGGATTAAATGCTAAGATTAGTGACGATGTATTCTTCTCAATATGGTCTAAAGTAGCAGTGAATAGTGTGCTGAATCCTTTATGTACAATCCTTGATAAAACGATTGGAGAGTTTGGTGAATATGAAGATGCACGTGAAATGATAACGCCAATATTAAAAGAACTTGTTGCAGTGGCAAATGCACGTGGTACGAACGTTGTATTTGAAACGTTGCTAGCGAAGATTGAGGCTACTTATCCTAATGAAGCGCAGGGATTACATCATCCGTCGATGCACCAAGATTATACGAATAAACGTCTGACTGAAATTGATTATTTAAACGGACAGATTGCTAAATATGGTGATGAGCTCGGTATTGAAACACCTACAAATGACTTAATTACGCATTTGATTCATCAGTTGGAAATGAAATATGCATAA
- a CDS encoding CHAP domain-containing protein: MKRFITMIFVIIILSAGLYTLLNKHELANKFDEITLSLLPDPMALNTYTDGQCTAYAFDKVKENETMIERDWHDAKYWADAAQKDGYLVNKTPKEGSILQSSRGSLGHVAYIEHVYKNGNFKISEMNYSEPFKITSRILTPQDVTRYNIIHPKVNPKQKEAS; this comes from the coding sequence ATGAAAAGATTCATAACAATGATATTTGTAATCATAATTTTAAGTGCTGGTCTATATACGTTGTTAAACAAACATGAACTGGCTAATAAATTTGACGAGATTACTCTTTCCCTCTTGCCAGATCCAATGGCTTTAAATACTTACACGGATGGACAATGTACTGCCTATGCATTCGATAAAGTGAAAGAGAATGAAACAATGATTGAACGTGACTGGCATGACGCAAAATATTGGGCTGATGCAGCACAAAAAGATGGTTATCTCGTCAACAAAACACCTAAAGAAGGTTCCATATTACAATCTTCAAGAGGGTCATTGGGCCATGTTGCATATATTGAGCATGTATATAAAAATGGTAATTTTAAGATATCAGAAATGAATTACTCAGAGCCTTTCAAAATTACGAGTAGAATATTAACTCCACAAGATGTGACACGTTATAATATTATTCATCCTAAAGTTAATCCTAAACAAAAAGAAGCTTCCTAA
- a CDS encoding catalase, whose protein sequence is MENNNKKLRGLFGAPVGDRENSMTAGPRGPLLMQDIYFLEQMAHFDREVIPERRMHAKGSGAFGTFTVTHDITQYTSAKIFSEIGKQTEMFARFSTVAGERGAADAERDIRGFALKFYTEDGNWDLVGNNTPVFFFRDPKLFASLNHVVKRDPKTNMHNPESNWDFWTSLPEALHQVTILMSDRGIPNGFRHMHGFGSHTYSMYNDAGERVWVKFHFRTEQGIENLTSDEADAIIASDRESSQRDLFNAIEEGNFPKWKMYIQVMTDEQAKNHKDNPFDLTKVWYKGEYPLIPVGEFELNRNPENYFAEVEQAAFAPTNIIPGLDFSPDKMLQGRLFSYGDTQRYRLGVNHFQIPVNQPKGLTGGGCPFSRDGQMRVDGNLGGHTNYYPNQYGDHQDDARYKKPALELDGAAYEWNFREDDNNYFEQPGRLFNLLSPEEQQRLFENTANEMAPVSEHIKHRHIRHCYKADPLYGQGVAQAMGININDVDLEAEDK, encoded by the coding sequence ATGGAAAATAACAACAAAAAATTACGTGGTTTATTTGGTGCACCTGTTGGAGATAGAGAAAATTCAATGACTGCAGGTCCTCGTGGTCCATTACTAATGCAAGATATCTACTTCTTGGAACAAATGGCGCACTTTGACCGTGAAGTCATTCCTGAAAGAAGAATGCATGCCAAAGGCTCCGGTGCATTCGGGACTTTTACGGTTACACATGACATTACACAATATACAAGTGCTAAGATTTTCTCAGAAATCGGTAAACAAACTGAAATGTTTGCACGTTTTTCTACTGTAGCTGGTGAACGTGGAGCAGCAGATGCTGAACGCGATATCAGAGGATTTGCCCTTAAATTTTATACAGAAGATGGAAACTGGGATTTAGTAGGTAACAATACACCTGTATTCTTCTTCCGTGACCCTAAATTATTCGCAAGTTTAAATCACGTTGTGAAGCGCGATCCAAAGACTAATATGCATAACCCTGAAAGTAACTGGGATTTCTGGACTTCACTTCCTGAAGCGTTACATCAAGTAACAATTCTAATGAGTGACCGTGGTATTCCAAATGGCTTCCGACACATGCACGGGTTTGGTTCTCATACATACAGCATGTATAATGACGCCGGTGAACGCGTATGGGTGAAATTCCACTTTAGAACTGAACAAGGCATTGAGAACTTAACTTCAGATGAAGCAGATGCTATTATTGCAAGCGATAGAGAATCAAGTCAGCGCGACTTATTCAATGCAATTGAAGAAGGTAATTTCCCAAAATGGAAAATGTATATTCAAGTCATGACAGATGAACAAGCAAAAAACCATAAAGATAATCCATTCGACTTAACAAAAGTATGGTACAAAGGTGAGTATCCATTAATTCCAGTAGGAGAATTCGAATTAAATCGTAATCCAGAAAACTATTTTGCTGAAGTGGAACAAGCTGCATTTGCACCTACTAATATTATACCTGGACTTGACTTCTCTCCTGACAAGATGTTACAAGGGCGTTTATTCTCATATGGAGATACGCAACGTTATCGTCTAGGGGTTAATCACTTCCAGATACCAGTGAACCAGCCAAAAGGCCTAACAGGAGGGGGATGCCCATTCTCTCGTGATGGACAAATGCGTGTCGATGGTAATTTAGGAGGTCATACTAACTACTATCCAAATCAGTATGGTGATCACCAAGATGATGCACGTTATAAAAAACCTGCATTAGAACTTGATGGTGCAGCTTACGAATGGAACTTCCGTGAAGATGATAATAATTATTTTGAACAGCCAGGACGTCTGTTCAACCTATTATCACCTGAAGAACAACAGCGTTTATTCGAAAATACTGCAAATGAAATGGCGCCAGTTTCAGAACATATTAAACATCGTCACATCAGACATTGTTATAAAGCAGATCCGTTATACGGACAAGGTGTTGCTCAAGCAATGGGCATTAATATTAACGATGTAGATTTAGAAGCTGAAGATAAATAA
- a CDS encoding 2-hydroxyacid dehydrogenase family protein — translation MKVLVAGEIPEKGLAFLKEHFEVDLFEGEKLITKEELIDRIKDKDALVSLLSTNVDKTVIDAAPNLQIIANYGAGFNNIEYKYAREKGIDVTNTPKASTNATADLTMALLLASARRVVEGDNLCRTTGFNGWAPLFFRGREVSGKTLGIIGLGEIGLAVARRAKGFDMNILYAGPNRHEEREKGIDATYVSLEELLKQSDFITINAAYNPSMKHMIDKEQLEMMKPTAYLINASRGPVVHEAALADALEDKVIEGAALDVFEFEPEINDKLKTLDNVVITPHIGNATFEARDMMADIVTQNIFKKLNDKTPEYIIN, via the coding sequence ATGAAAGTATTAGTAGCAGGTGAAATTCCAGAAAAAGGCTTAGCCTTTTTAAAAGAGCATTTTGAAGTTGATTTGTTTGAAGGAGAAAAACTCATCACAAAAGAAGAGCTCATTGATCGTATTAAAGATAAAGATGCACTCGTAAGCCTATTATCTACAAATGTTGATAAAACAGTAATTGATGCAGCACCCAATCTTCAAATCATCGCTAACTACGGTGCAGGATTTAATAATATTGAATATAAGTACGCACGTGAAAAAGGCATTGATGTTACCAATACACCAAAAGCTTCAACAAATGCGACAGCCGATTTAACTATGGCTCTACTCTTAGCAAGTGCGCGTCGTGTTGTTGAAGGAGATAATTTATGCCGTACAACTGGTTTTAATGGCTGGGCACCTCTGTTCTTTCGTGGCCGAGAAGTATCCGGAAAAACATTAGGAATTATCGGGTTAGGTGAAATCGGACTAGCTGTAGCAAGACGTGCGAAAGGTTTTGACATGAACATTTTATATGCGGGTCCAAATCGCCATGAAGAACGCGAAAAAGGAATTGATGCAACATACGTTTCTTTAGAAGAACTACTTAAGCAATCTGATTTTATTACAATCAACGCTGCATACAATCCTTCTATGAAACATATGATCGATAAAGAACAGCTTGAAATGATGAAGCCTACTGCATATTTAATTAATGCTTCTCGTGGTCCCGTCGTACATGAAGCAGCTTTAGCAGATGCTTTAGAAGACAAAGTAATTGAAGGTGCCGCACTTGATGTCTTTGAATTTGAACCTGAAATTAACGACAAGCTCAAAACATTAGATAACGTTGTGATTACACCACATATTGGCAATGCAACATTTGAAGCACGTGATATGATGGCTGATATCGTAACACAAAATATCTTTAAAAAGCTTAATGACAAGACACCTGAATATATTATCAACTAA
- a CDS encoding 3-hydroxyacyl-CoA dehydrogenase, with product MDIKNVTVVGAGVLGSQIAFQAAFFGFKVTLYDINDEAVKAGREKLQKLVPIYADYFNNEKLAQETLNKIKITSDLEASLKDSDLMIEAIPELFNIKVDFYKSVANLAPEKTIFATNSSTMMPSQFREYTGREEKFLALHFANEVWKNNTGEVMGHDRTHEQYVQDVLTFAAEIGMIPIHVKKEQPGYVLNSLLVPLLQAAEQLYAHGIADIETIDRTWMAATGAPLGPFAILDVVGLNTAYNIATASASANPAMHAVAEMLKKDYVDKGNLGTSTGEGFYKYPNPSYREESFVKKTMKKRDKGDA from the coding sequence ATGGATATTAAAAACGTAACCGTCGTCGGAGCAGGCGTCTTAGGTAGCCAAATTGCTTTTCAAGCTGCATTCTTTGGATTTAAGGTCACGTTGTATGATATAAATGATGAGGCTGTTAAAGCAGGACGAGAGAAATTACAGAAATTAGTACCAATATATGCTGATTATTTCAATAATGAAAAACTGGCACAGGAGACCTTGAATAAAATTAAAATTACATCTGACCTAGAGGCATCTCTTAAAGATTCAGATTTAATGATTGAAGCAATTCCTGAATTATTCAATATTAAAGTAGATTTCTACAAATCTGTGGCTAATCTTGCACCAGAAAAGACTATTTTTGCAACGAATTCATCTACAATGATGCCAAGTCAATTCAGAGAATATACAGGAAGAGAAGAGAAATTCCTCGCGCTGCATTTCGCTAATGAAGTGTGGAAAAATAATACGGGTGAAGTTATGGGACATGATAGAACTCATGAACAGTATGTTCAGGATGTCCTAACTTTCGCTGCTGAAATAGGCATGATTCCAATACATGTAAAAAAAGAACAGCCTGGATACGTATTAAATTCTCTGCTTGTACCATTACTACAGGCTGCTGAACAATTATACGCTCATGGTATTGCAGATATCGAAACGATTGATCGTACTTGGATGGCAGCAACCGGCGCTCCTCTAGGACCATTTGCTATTTTAGATGTCGTAGGTTTAAATACCGCTTATAATATTGCTACTGCTTCTGCTAGTGCAAATCCAGCTATGCATGCAGTTGCTGAAATGCTAAAAAAAGACTACGTCGACAAAGGGAATTTAGGTACTTCAACTGGAGAAGGATTTTACAAATATCCTAACCCTAGTTATAGAGAAGAAAGCTTTGTTAAAAAAACTATGAAAAAAAGAGATAAGGGTGATGCGTAA
- a CDS encoding homoserine O-succinyltransferase: MTVRLLIINLMPDKQATEQHFKRITDALSFDIKTEYLYLTSHHYKNTSISYLKQHYKCLKDIKDTDYDAMIITGAALEHLEFNEVTYIDELNKIIEWSKEHIKKRIFICWATQYALYKNYGIKPIKNEKKLSGIYLYNINPSHPLYKDRTYYYSPQSRYMQINPEIKAINDLSLISYKGNDIDIITNKKHTDYYFAGHLEYNQYTLAKEYERDLKINSDTPIPENYFIDDSITPLEARWYSSAEEIYKFILKKE; encoded by the coding sequence ATGACAGTACGTCTTCTCATCATCAATCTCATGCCAGATAAACAAGCAACAGAACAACACTTTAAAAGAATAACAGATGCATTAAGTTTTGATATTAAGACTGAATATCTCTATCTGACTTCACACCATTACAAAAATACGAGCATCTCCTACTTAAAGCAGCATTATAAGTGTTTGAAAGATATTAAGGATACTGATTATGACGCCATGATTATTACTGGTGCAGCGCTAGAGCATCTGGAATTTAATGAAGTTACCTATATTGATGAACTCAATAAAATTATAGAATGGTCCAAAGAACATATTAAAAAAAGGATTTTCATTTGCTGGGCAACACAGTATGCCCTCTATAAGAACTACGGTATCAAACCTATAAAAAATGAGAAAAAGTTGTCGGGAATATATCTTTATAACATTAATCCATCCCATCCCCTTTATAAAGATAGAACATACTATTATTCACCTCAGTCTAGGTACATGCAAATTAACCCCGAAATAAAAGCAATTAATGATCTGAGCTTAATATCGTATAAAGGAAATGATATCGACATAATAACGAATAAAAAACATACTGATTATTACTTTGCCGGACATTTAGAATACAATCAATATACATTAGCTAAAGAATATGAACGCGATTTAAAAATAAATAGTGATACCCCTATCCCTGAAAATTATTTTATAGATGACTCTATCACACCTTTAGAAGCAAGATGGTATAGTAGTGCTGAAGAAATCTATAAATTTATTCTAAAAAAAGAATAA
- a CDS encoding O-acetylhomoserine aminocarboxypropyltransferase/cysteine synthase family protein has protein sequence MTNSFHFETIQVHAGHSVDSASHSRAVPIYQTSSFVFDDTEHAANLFGLKEAGNIYSRLTNPTNAVLEERVAQLEGGVAAVAVSSGMAAITYAILALASSGDHIVSSASLYGGTHTLFSHTLPKYGIEVDIVDTSNIDNIRNAIKGNTKAVFIETIGNPEGNIEDFEQLSAIAKSADIPLIVDNTFASPYLFRPIEHGAHIVVHSATKFIGGHGNSIGGIIVDGGNFNWDNGKFEGLSVPDASYHNLVFTEAFKDAAYAAKIRTTLLRDTGASLSPFNAFLLIQGLETLSLRVERHVENAQKVAEYLESHPKVAWVKYAGLSSSKYFNLKQKYLPNGAGSIFTCGVTGGYEAGKKFIESLELFSLLANVGDAKSLVIHPASTTHAQLTDSEQLEAGVRPETIRLSIGIEHVDDIIADLEKGLSAI, from the coding sequence ATGACAAATTCATTCCATTTTGAAACCATTCAGGTTCACGCCGGCCATTCAGTTGATAGTGCATCTCATTCACGTGCTGTGCCTATCTACCAAACTTCTTCTTTCGTGTTTGATGACACGGAGCATGCTGCTAATTTATTCGGTTTGAAAGAAGCAGGTAATATTTATTCAAGATTGACTAATCCTACAAACGCAGTCTTAGAAGAACGTGTTGCCCAGCTTGAAGGAGGCGTTGCTGCTGTGGCAGTATCTTCGGGCATGGCCGCAATTACGTATGCAATCTTAGCACTTGCATCAAGTGGAGATCATATCGTTTCATCTGCATCACTATATGGCGGGACACATACATTATTCAGTCACACTTTACCGAAATATGGTATTGAGGTTGATATCGTAGACACTTCAAATATCGACAATATTAGAAATGCTATTAAAGGTAATACTAAAGCTGTCTTTATTGAAACGATTGGTAATCCTGAAGGTAATATCGAAGACTTCGAACAACTGTCAGCCATCGCAAAGTCAGCAGATATTCCACTGATTGTAGATAACACATTTGCTTCCCCTTATTTATTCCGTCCAATTGAACACGGTGCTCATATCGTTGTGCATTCAGCCACTAAATTTATTGGTGGACATGGTAATTCTATCGGCGGAATTATAGTAGATGGTGGGAACTTTAATTGGGATAACGGCAAATTTGAAGGGCTTTCTGTACCTGATGCATCATATCATAACTTAGTATTTACAGAAGCCTTTAAAGACGCTGCATATGCTGCTAAGATTCGTACTACATTATTACGAGATACTGGCGCATCACTTTCACCATTTAATGCTTTCTTACTAATCCAAGGACTTGAAACACTTTCCTTACGCGTAGAAAGACATGTAGAAAATGCTCAGAAAGTAGCAGAGTATCTTGAATCACATCCAAAAGTTGCATGGGTGAAATATGCCGGATTATCTTCAAGCAAATACTTTAACTTAAAACAAAAGTATTTACCTAATGGTGCTGGATCTATTTTTACATGTGGTGTTACTGGAGGTTATGAAGCTGGTAAGAAGTTCATTGAATCACTAGAATTATTTTCATTGCTTGCAAATGTCGGCGATGCTAAATCACTAGTAATACACCCTGCAAGTACCACGCATGCACAATTGACTGACAGCGAGCAACTTGAAGCTGGTGTTCGACCAGAAACCATCCGTTTATCTATCGGGATTGAGCATGTTGATGATATTATAGCTGATTTAGAGAAGGGACTCTCTGCAATATAA
- a CDS encoding thioredoxin family protein has product MKQIHAYDELQSFLQNNEKALVYVMTTGCSVCHADYPKVKAIATDINIPSVYLLADEVPEAAGQLSLFSSPVVILFNHEKEYHRQARIIDFDMLKLRINQLLQEY; this is encoded by the coding sequence ATGAAACAAATCCATGCATATGATGAATTACAATCCTTTTTACAAAACAACGAAAAGGCACTTGTATACGTCATGACTACTGGTTGTTCAGTATGTCATGCAGATTATCCAAAAGTTAAGGCTATTGCAACAGATATAAATATACCATCTGTATATCTACTCGCAGACGAAGTTCCAGAAGCTGCGGGCCAGCTCAGTTTATTTTCTTCACCTGTCGTCATTTTATTTAATCATGAGAAAGAGTACCATCGACAAGCTCGTATTATCGATTTTGATATGCTAAAGCTACGTATCAATCAACTACTTCAAGAATATTAA
- a CDS encoding N-acetyltransferase family protein: protein MIRHATQNDLPKILDIYNHAILNTTAIYTYEKTSLLERKQWLMEKEKQGYPVFIFEIDGRVAGFATYGPFRNFAAYQFTVEHSVYVSPYFRHMGIGEKLLSHIIDSARSEGYKTMVAGIDSENKGSIYLHKKFNFKYTGTLKDVGYKFNKWLDLDFYQLLLK from the coding sequence ATGATTAGACATGCAACTCAGAATGACTTACCGAAAATATTGGACATTTATAATCATGCCATTTTAAATACAACAGCAATATATACTTATGAAAAAACGAGTTTGCTGGAACGTAAACAATGGTTAATGGAAAAAGAAAAGCAAGGGTATCCAGTGTTTATCTTTGAAATTGATGGTCGTGTAGCTGGTTTTGCTACTTATGGTCCTTTCAGAAACTTTGCAGCTTATCAATTTACCGTAGAACACTCTGTATATGTCTCACCTTATTTCAGACATATGGGTATCGGAGAAAAACTGCTGAGTCATATTATCGATAGTGCACGCAGCGAAGGTTACAAGACAATGGTAGCAGGTATCGATTCAGAAAATAAAGGTAGCATTTATCTACACAAAAAATTTAATTTTAAATATACAGGCACTTTAAAGGACGTTGGTTATAAGTTTAATAAATGGCTTGATCTTGATTTCTATCAGTTACTCTTGAAATAA
- a CDS encoding amidohydrolase, which translates to MHTRLIEKLEHKEQRMIEIRRYLHENPELSYKEDNTAEYITNFYEDMDVSVETNIGGLGIKVTIDSGIPGRTIGIRADFDALAIQEETGLPFASNNPGVMHACGHDAHTAYLLVLAETFYELKDTLKGKIVIIHQPAEEVPPGGALAMINDNILDEIDHMIGLHVISDLEAGKVYYRPGYTQTGSAAFKLTIQGRGGHGSSPHTANDAIVAASYYVNALQTIVSRRLSPFETGVVTIGSFEGQGQFNVIKDSVLIQGDVRGLTDNTKKKIEEEIKRITYGLEVMYGVQCHLDYLDDYPALYNDPELTEAVARSIRTHLQDIPIELTEPQPSSEDFAYYAKERPSAFIYVGAAPVNGEVYPHHHPKFNIDESALLIAAKSVGVAVLDYLEA; encoded by the coding sequence GTGCATACGCGTTTAATTGAGAAGCTCGAACATAAAGAACAAAGGATGATAGAAATCAGGAGATACTTGCACGAAAATCCAGAACTTTCATATAAAGAAGATAATACAGCGGAATATATTACGAATTTTTATGAAGATATGGATGTTTCAGTTGAAACAAATATTGGTGGTTTAGGTATAAAGGTAACGATTGATAGTGGAATTCCGGGACGAACGATTGGTATTCGGGCAGACTTTGATGCACTCGCCATTCAAGAAGAAACTGGGCTGCCTTTCGCTTCGAATAATCCCGGCGTAATGCATGCATGTGGCCACGATGCCCATACGGCATATTTATTAGTACTAGCAGAAACATTCTATGAACTTAAAGATACATTGAAAGGCAAGATTGTTATTATTCATCAACCAGCAGAAGAAGTTCCGCCTGGTGGTGCGTTAGCGATGATTAATGACAATATACTTGATGAGATAGACCATATGATTGGCCTACACGTCATTTCAGATTTAGAAGCGGGTAAAGTATATTATCGTCCAGGGTATACACAAACAGGCAGTGCAGCCTTTAAACTCACAATTCAAGGGCGTGGCGGCCATGGCTCTTCGCCACATACAGCGAATGATGCGATTGTTGCTGCAAGTTACTATGTTAATGCGTTACAAACAATTGTATCAAGAAGATTGAGTCCGTTTGAAACGGGGGTTGTGACCATTGGCTCGTTCGAAGGACAAGGACAGTTTAATGTCATCAAGGATAGTGTATTGATACAAGGCGATGTCAGAGGACTGACAGATAATACGAAGAAAAAAATAGAAGAAGAAATTAAAAGGATTACATATGGACTAGAAGTCATGTACGGTGTGCAGTGTCATTTAGATTACTTGGATGATTATCCTGCACTATACAATGATCCAGAACTCACTGAAGCGGTAGCCAGAAGTATTAGAACCCACTTGCAGGATATCCCTATAGAGTTAACAGAACCACAGCCTTCTAGTGAAGATTTTGCGTATTATGCAAAAGAACGGCCATCCGCATTTATTTATGTTGGAGCAGCACCCGTAAATGGTGAAGTTTATCCTCATCATCATCCCAAATTTAATATCGATGAAAGTGCACTACTGATAGCTGCAAAATCAGTCGGTGTAGCTGTGCTTGATTATTTAGAAGCTTAA
- a CDS encoding DUF1722 domain-containing protein, giving the protein MNKETRKQVEQLWKQEKYKVMYFSQRQYLLIRQELNNGLDEPQVLEDIIAETYTMQPSEGSMRNSFEHMWGYFKKIAVEEEKAYFFSLLTDVSRNDRDIKSYLLLLATRYRVSYLLQSSILKEAA; this is encoded by the coding sequence ATGAATAAGGAAACACGCAAACAAGTAGAACAATTATGGAAGCAAGAGAAATATAAAGTTATGTATTTTAGTCAAAGACAATATCTATTGATTCGTCAAGAACTGAATAATGGATTAGATGAACCTCAGGTATTAGAGGACATTATTGCCGAGACTTACACTATGCAGCCGAGTGAAGGTTCAATGCGTAATAGCTTTGAACATATGTGGGGGTATTTTAAAAAGATTGCTGTTGAAGAGGAAAAAGCATATTTTTTCAGCCTTCTCACTGATGTTTCACGTAACGATAGAGACATTAAAAGCTATTTATTGTTACTGGCAACTCGGTATCGTGTCTCATACTTATTACAAAGTTCTATTCTTAAGGAAGCGGCTTAA
- a CDS encoding TIGR01777 family oxidoreductase produces MTKILMTGGTGLVGNALQQKFSSEDEVYILTRSDKENHDNITYINWDKENYEQDIPDVDLVINLAGASLNQRWTKEHKEAIQISRIESTKKLLPIIDNMQSVPLLISASAVGYYPPSIEAVYSEQDTISPFDFLSETVHLWEKEAKKIEQNGADVAYVRFGVIFSDKGGALPLMIKPYQLFAGGPIGKGTQPYSWIHLDDLVDAILYIYKHRLTGIYNLTAPYPVTQQQLGKVIAETIHRPHYFVTPTKLIELLLGEQSIMVTKGQRVLPEKLLAHGFKFSYPNVKIALSDLLRQS; encoded by the coding sequence ATGACTAAAATATTAATGACTGGTGGAACCGGCCTTGTCGGAAACGCTTTACAACAAAAGTTTTCTTCTGAAGATGAAGTGTATATCCTTACACGTTCGGATAAAGAAAATCATGACAATATCACATATATTAATTGGGACAAAGAAAATTATGAGCAGGATATTCCTGATGTCGATCTCGTCATCAACTTAGCAGGAGCTTCTCTTAATCAACGATGGACGAAAGAACACAAAGAAGCGATACAAATCAGCAGAATCGAGTCTACAAAGAAATTGTTGCCTATCATCGATAACATGCAAAGTGTACCTCTACTCATTTCTGCAAGTGCGGTGGGTTATTATCCACCTTCAATTGAAGCAGTATATTCTGAACAAGATACGATTTCACCCTTTGATTTCTTATCTGAAACCGTGCATCTATGGGAAAAAGAGGCCAAAAAAATAGAGCAAAATGGAGCTGATGTTGCTTATGTACGTTTCGGCGTAATATTCTCCGACAAAGGCGGTGCACTACCGCTTATGATTAAGCCTTATCAATTATTTGCAGGGGGACCTATAGGTAAAGGTACACAACCTTACTCATGGATTCACCTGGATGATTTAGTCGATGCAATACTTTATATATATAAACATCGTTTGACAGGTATATATAATTTAACTGCACCCTACCCTGTAACGCAGCAGCAGCTTGGAAAAGTGATTGCTGAGACGATTCATCGTCCACATTATTTTGTTACCCCAACTAAATTAATCGAGCTTCTATTAGGCGAACAGTCGATCATGGTGACAAAAGGTCAAAGAGTATTACCAGAAAAATTATTAGCTCATGGTTTTAAATTTTCATATCCGAATGTCAAAATTGCACTATCAGATCTATTGAGGCAGTCATGA